One window of the Candidatus Bathyarchaeia archaeon genome contains the following:
- a CDS encoding DUF1028 domain-containing protein, protein MKSKCFLGDLGSTFSIVARCPETLALGVSVSSASIAVGSAVPHLEPNVGALAVQGYTNFFHGVEGLRLLRSGLTPEAVINALLERDPLREKRQISIIDPFGRKAAFTGRETLEWKGHIAGRDCVAAGNALTSGVVLEAMMDAFEESEGEWLAERLMRALEAGQEAGGDRRGNLSAALLVVEREPIHESRPTINLRVDLDSKPIKKLRRIFEAYKRWLQLIR, encoded by the coding sequence TTGAAGTCAAAATGTTTTTTAGGTGATTTAGGCAGCACTTTTTCCATTGTTGCGAGATGCCCGGAAACGCTGGCTTTAGGGGTAAGCGTCTCCTCCGCTTCTATAGCTGTTGGAAGCGCTGTCCCGCATTTGGAGCCAAACGTTGGTGCGCTAGCCGTCCAAGGATACACGAATTTCTTTCATGGAGTTGAGGGATTAAGGCTGCTACGCAGCGGGCTTACTCCAGAAGCAGTTATAAACGCTCTTCTCGAACGAGATCCGCTGAGAGAGAAGAGACAAATATCTATAATCGACCCGTTCGGTAGGAAAGCAGCCTTCACAGGCAGAGAAACATTGGAGTGGAAGGGGCATATTGCTGGCAGAGACTGTGTTGCCGCAGGGAACGCCTTAACCTCCGGGGTGGTTTTAGAAGCCATGATGGATGCATTTGAGGAATCTGAAGGCGAGTGGCTTGCAGAGAGACTTATGAGAGCCTTAGAAGCCGGACAAGAGGCTGGAGGAGATCGGAGAGGAAATCTTTCAGCGGCGCTGCTGGTCGTCGAGAGGGAGCCGATACACGAGTCGCGCCCAACAATAAACTTAAGGGTTGACTTGGACAGCAAGCCAATTAAAAAATTACGTAGAATATTTGAGGCATATAAAAGGTGGCTACAGTTAATCCGCTAA
- a CDS encoding DUF120 domain-containing protein, which produces MEGEYVIIRGFVSSGAGEGKKFSSLPWFRKQVEEILGFKPYPGTLNLTLTNEDSGVLRKLLINNCLGYRIVPENNYFPGVLYRAIIASSFPGGVIRPLVPSYPTNLVEVIAPICLRKTLKLRDGDKVEVKMFFR; this is translated from the coding sequence ATGGAAGGCGAATACGTGATTATAAGAGGCTTCGTCTCCTCCGGCGCGGGTGAAGGAAAGAAGTTTTCTTCCCTACCGTGGTTCAGAAAACAGGTTGAGGAGATTCTCGGCTTCAAGCCCTATCCCGGAACTCTAAATTTAACGTTAACCAATGAGGACAGCGGCGTTTTGAGAAAACTGCTCATTAACAATTGTTTAGGATATAGAATAGTTCCAGAAAACAATTATTTTCCCGGCGTTCTGTATAGGGCCATTATAGCATCGAGCTTCCCCGGAGGAGTAATAAGACCCCTTGTTCCAAGCTACCCAACAAATCTCGTGGAGGTTATCGCTCCAATCTGCCTAAGAAAGACTTTGAAACTTAGGGATGGTGATAAGGTTGAAGTCAAAATGTTTTTTAGGTGA
- a CDS encoding ABC transporter ATP-binding protein — protein sequence MPSIKLVNVTKSYGNIAAIKNLSLTVNDCEYVCVLGPTGSGKTTLLKLIAGVIKPDKGEIYIDGKLVNDVPPQERNVAYVPQHYALFPHLSVIENVAFGPLSKGLRKEDAYNVSMSMLEMTRLSWRANSFPHELSGGMQQRLALARGLASGAKILLLDEPLGALDARLRVELRYKLKDLAEKNKLTVIHVTHDQEEAMSIADRIVVLRNGEIVQEGSPSHIYDEPVNIFVAHFVGGANFFEGFIAEIDEHGSWVQLRNGFLLRVNDASRHVGEKVVVMVREEKIEVLKSVRRIEGINLLPGRIEEIRFLGDFTSYHILLDNGDKVVSKMPTLTGIGRFRVGERVYVRLKPENLRTYSYPPHGLYKELEVI from the coding sequence ATGCCATCAATAAAGCTCGTGAACGTTACTAAAAGCTACGGAAATATAGCTGCGATAAAAAATCTAAGTTTAACCGTAAACGATTGTGAATACGTGTGCGTATTGGGGCCGACTGGAAGCGGGAAAACAACGCTGCTTAAACTTATTGCGGGGGTTATTAAACCGGATAAAGGCGAAATATATATTGACGGTAAGCTCGTAAATGATGTTCCACCGCAGGAGCGCAATGTGGCATATGTCCCTCAGCATTACGCGTTATTTCCACATCTAAGCGTAATAGAAAACGTTGCCTTCGGACCCTTATCTAAAGGCCTTAGAAAGGAAGACGCCTATAATGTGTCGATGAGCATGCTTGAGATGACGAGGCTTTCATGGAGAGCGAATTCCTTCCCGCATGAGCTTAGCGGCGGCATGCAGCAGCGCCTAGCTCTTGCGAGGGGGTTGGCTTCAGGGGCTAAAATACTGCTTCTAGATGAGCCGCTAGGGGCTTTAGATGCTAGGCTGCGTGTTGAGCTCAGATATAAACTTAAAGATCTTGCTGAGAAAAATAAGCTAACAGTGATACATGTTACTCATGATCAGGAGGAGGCCATGTCTATAGCCGACAGAATAGTGGTCTTGAGGAATGGTGAGATAGTTCAGGAGGGGTCGCCTTCCCACATTTATGATGAGCCCGTAAATATTTTTGTGGCGCATTTTGTTGGGGGAGCGAACTTCTTTGAGGGGTTTATCGCCGAGATAGACGAGCATGGCTCTTGGGTTCAGCTAAGAAACGGTTTTCTTCTGCGGGTTAATGATGCTTCTAGGCATGTGGGTGAAAAGGTTGTTGTGATGGTGAGAGAAGAGAAAATTGAGGTTCTTAAGTCGGTGAGGAGAATTGAGGGAATAAATTTGTTGCCTGGGAGAATAGAAGAGATTAGGTTTCTTGGAGACTTCACTTCATACCATATCCTGCTAGATAATGGAGATAAAGTTGTTTCAAAGATGCCGACCCTTACAGGCATTGGGAGATTTAGGGTTGGGGAAAGAGTTTACGTTCGCTTAAAACCAGAAAATTTGAGGACTTATAGTTATCCTCCACATGGGCTTTACAAGGAGCTAGAGGTGATATAG
- a CDS encoding ABC transporter permease subunit: MRKHTTIISNLIGKLDYISSKSMVKFLVYSSSIIFFFSLIFLPPVIGVLENIIYVNAIFQDPGLLSRANAAILQSFTMAFTVALSDLVAALPLAWFIARSKTRAVHFIDTLVDVPFLIPTAALGYSALLFWSDRGGISRILGVESLVPPGFILVFLLQFAFSYPVIVRVMVGELLNYAEVYEVAARTLGANPLTAVRTITLPLLKPGVIASFLLAFARSLSETGATVMVAGSWENGPVFIFRTLDAVDLPLHLKNGVLVYVSSTLMLTSVVLFFLISLLAPKLRFPVKFVFPSIERRLSSSEAIKLRNMVAILFFLFVVISPSLFIALPVVNALFDGTINVALAGLDPWDKFWRSMSISYSISLSATLLNIVFGLPAAVLIARRKLGRATPIFKALVSVPIIVPSITLGYSLSLFWNRYGFLHEYWVLLFSHMAITYTYFVESMAAAIESIPLEIEDVASTLGAKPFMIFRRITLPLTRYSAFSGAILVFTRALGETGAAKAVAKTQECWTLPVLLVGWIKSGAITGSQKALGAGLYIALSFVALLALRFLMRRSK; encoded by the coding sequence TTGAGAAAGCATACCACGATAATATCCAATTTAATTGGAAAGCTGGATTACATCTCCTCTAAAAGCATGGTTAAATTCCTAGTTTATTCCTCCTCTATAATATTCTTCTTTTCATTGATTTTTCTTCCACCCGTCATTGGTGTTCTTGAGAACATTATTTATGTTAACGCTATTTTTCAGGACCCCGGTCTCCTCTCTAGAGCTAATGCGGCAATTCTACAATCTTTTACTATGGCGTTTACAGTTGCTCTATCAGATTTGGTGGCGGCTCTGCCTCTCGCATGGTTCATAGCGAGAAGCAAAACTAGAGCAGTGCACTTCATAGACACCTTGGTCGACGTTCCATTTCTAATACCTACGGCCGCTTTGGGCTACTCTGCTCTACTTTTCTGGAGCGATCGAGGGGGGATCTCCAGAATCCTTGGGGTAGAATCCCTTGTTCCACCCGGCTTTATTCTAGTATTCCTCCTACAATTCGCCTTCTCATATCCGGTTATAGTCAGGGTTATGGTTGGAGAGCTACTGAATTATGCGGAGGTATACGAGGTGGCTGCCAGAACTCTCGGCGCAAATCCTTTGACCGCCGTTAGGACGATAACGCTGCCGCTTCTTAAGCCGGGGGTAATAGCATCTTTCCTCCTAGCGTTCGCCAGATCGCTTTCAGAGACAGGTGCAACAGTTATGGTGGCCGGCTCATGGGAGAACGGCCCCGTATTCATATTTAGAACGCTGGACGCTGTCGATCTTCCACTTCATTTAAAGAATGGGGTTTTAGTCTACGTTAGCTCCACGCTAATGTTGACATCGGTAGTGCTCTTCTTCTTAATAAGCCTGCTGGCGCCTAAACTCAGGTTTCCAGTAAAATTTGTTTTTCCAAGCATCGAGAGAAGACTTAGCAGCTCTGAAGCCATTAAGCTTAGAAACATGGTGGCGATCCTGTTTTTCCTATTCGTCGTTATATCTCCATCGCTGTTTATAGCGCTGCCAGTAGTGAACGCTCTCTTCGATGGAACAATAAACGTAGCTCTCGCAGGCTTAGACCCATGGGATAAATTCTGGCGTAGCATGTCCATCTCCTACTCTATAAGTCTATCGGCAACCCTGCTGAATATCGTTTTTGGGCTACCAGCGGCGGTATTGATCGCTAGGAGGAAGCTTGGTAGAGCTACGCCGATATTTAAGGCCTTAGTAAGTGTGCCAATAATAGTTCCATCGATAACGCTTGGTTACTCTCTAAGCCTTTTCTGGAATAGATACGGTTTCCTACATGAGTATTGGGTTCTACTCTTCTCCCATATGGCTATAACTTACACCTATTTCGTTGAGTCTATGGCTGCAGCCATAGAAAGCATTCCTCTAGAAATAGAGGATGTGGCGAGCACCTTGGGGGCGAAGCCATTCATGATATTTCGCAGGATAACTCTTCCATTAACAAGGTACTCCGCTTTTTCAGGCGCAATTCTAGTTTTCACTAGGGCTTTAGGTGAGACTGGGGCAGCCAAAGCTGTTGCGAAAACGCAGGAGTGCTGGACTCTCCCAGTCTTACTGGTTGGCTGGATTAAGAGCGGAGCGATTACTGGTTCACAGAAAGCGCTGGGCGCAGGGCTATATATAGCCCTGTCCTTTGTAGCCCTCTTAGCCCTAAGGTTTCTGATGAGGAGGTCAAAGTAG
- a CDS encoding ABC transporter ATP-binding protein, which translates to MALKSANLKVEDKEYLCILGPSGCGKTTLIKCIAGIIEPDEGEIYIGDRIVNGLPMEDRGVGYVFQEIALFPHMSIYDNVSYGPFVKGWKITAAKDLIEEMLNMMKLRDRAGDYPSALSGGARQKTAVARALVSGSKLLLLDEPLGSLDAKVRVLLRYELRRLVKDLELTAIHVTHDQEEAMSIADRIVVMRAGEIVEVGTPLELYMRPKKIFTANFLGEANFFTGEILERNEHVKINAEGAILYSSNRVDFEGKKVIAAIRPEFIIMRKDGSSKGAWRGVIERKAFLGSLVRFEVRMNNGILVVVKKPSLEAPKFNVGDNVSIIMPHEFLLLYPYPEEGLEKAISIE; encoded by the coding sequence ATTGCCTTAAAAAGTGCTAATCTCAAAGTTGAGGATAAAGAATACTTATGTATTCTCGGCCCCAGCGGGTGCGGCAAAACAACGCTGATAAAATGTATAGCCGGCATCATTGAACCCGATGAAGGCGAGATATACATAGGCGATAGGATCGTAAACGGGCTCCCCATGGAGGATAGAGGTGTTGGATATGTCTTCCAAGAGATCGCGCTCTTCCCACATATGAGCATATACGATAATGTTTCTTATGGCCCGTTTGTTAAAGGATGGAAGATCACCGCGGCCAAGGACCTGATTGAAGAGATGCTTAACATGATGAAGCTGCGGGATAGGGCTGGGGATTATCCAAGCGCGCTCAGCGGCGGTGCAAGGCAGAAAACGGCTGTAGCTAGGGCTTTAGTCTCCGGCTCGAAGCTACTGTTACTTGATGAGCCTCTCGGCTCGCTTGACGCTAAAGTAAGGGTGCTTCTAAGATACGAGTTAAGGAGGCTTGTTAAGGACCTAGAGCTAACAGCAATCCATGTTACTCATGATCAGGAGGAGGCCATGTCTATAGCCGACAGAATAGTGGTTATGAGGGCTGGCGAGATAGTTGAGGTTGGCACACCGCTAGAACTTTATATGCGCCCGAAAAAGATTTTCACCGCGAACTTTCTCGGGGAAGCGAACTTTTTTACGGGCGAAATATTGGAGAGAAATGAGCACGTGAAGATTAATGCTGAGGGAGCCATCCTCTATAGTTCAAATAGGGTTGATTTTGAGGGCAAAAAGGTTATCGCAGCCATAAGACCTGAGTTCATCATCATGAGAAAGGATGGATCTTCTAAGGGAGCATGGAGGGGCGTTATCGAGAGGAAGGCTTTCTTAGGTAGCCTAGTTCGCTTTGAGGTCCGCATGAATAATGGGATCTTAGTTGTCGTTAAAAAACCCTCCTTGGAAGCCCCTAAATTTAATGTTGGAGATAACGTGAGCATAATTATGCCCCATGAATTTCTGCTTTTATATCCGTATCCCGAAGAAGGTTTAGAGAAAGCGATCTCCATAGAGTAG